One region of Peribacillus simplex genomic DNA includes:
- a CDS encoding amino acid permease, with product MHLAFLGKLNKRGVPAKALAVSTTGIFIAAGVHSLLPGSSYAFMMGISMFGAMFTWLMIFISHLFFRVKWEKTGGRKLPVRMMGFPYLTILGAVLLFSLMITTWFTDFKIMLQFGIPWLLFLTVAYFVSKRRNINHNVMEEPLEKKIE from the coding sequence ATGCACCTGGCTTTTTTAGGAAAGCTAAACAAAAGGGGTGTTCCTGCAAAAGCACTTGCTGTCTCTACCACTGGGATTTTCATTGCTGCAGGCGTACATTCGTTACTTCCTGGTTCTTCCTATGCCTTCATGATGGGGATTTCCATGTTCGGTGCTATGTTCACATGGCTTATGATCTTCATTTCTCATTTGTTTTTCAGGGTGAAATGGGAGAAAACAGGCGGACGCAAGTTACCGGTAAGGATGATGGGTTTTCCCTATTTAACGATACTAGGAGCCGTTCTTCTATTTAGCTTAATGATTACGACATGGTTTACAGATTTCAAAATCATGCTTCAATTCGGGATACCTTGGCTACTATTTTTAACTGTTGCTTATTTTGTTTCAAAAAGAAGAAATATTAACCATAATGTAATGGAAGAACCTCTGGAAAAGAAGATAGAATAG
- a CDS encoding MBL fold metallo-hydrolase has protein sequence MQTLQHLSKHIVYLPPVQETDRPVLAAVSGTKKTLIIDAGNSVQHAQLFKDELLRNDLNGNFLVLTHSHWDHVFGLENIGIPVICHEKTYNNIKDMQQLSWEDQALDQRVEEGTEIAFCADAIKLEHGTNRKISLPLPDIIFEKKVTIDLGNVTCVIEHIGGDHAKDSCIIYVPEEKTLFLGDCFYANLYAEKWNYTAEQASLLVKKIEAYDADTYILSHHDLPCTRLKMEAELKLMKECARTVVDHRGNRALMEQELSKGLKRDLTEEELETIGFFVNGYVD, from the coding sequence ATGCAAACCTTACAGCATCTATCGAAACATATCGTTTACCTGCCTCCAGTCCAGGAAACGGATCGGCCGGTACTTGCTGCCGTTTCCGGAACCAAGAAAACGCTCATCATCGATGCCGGTAACTCCGTCCAGCATGCACAGCTCTTTAAGGACGAATTGCTACGGAATGATCTAAACGGGAATTTCCTTGTACTTACCCATTCTCATTGGGACCATGTATTCGGACTGGAGAATATCGGGATTCCGGTCATTTGTCATGAAAAAACATACAACAATATTAAAGATATGCAGCAGCTTTCATGGGAAGATCAGGCCCTTGATCAACGGGTCGAAGAAGGGACGGAGATTGCCTTTTGTGCCGACGCGATCAAATTGGAACATGGGACAAATAGAAAGATTTCCCTGCCCCTGCCCGATATTATCTTTGAAAAAAAGGTGACAATCGATCTTGGCAATGTAACCTGTGTAATCGAACATATTGGCGGCGATCATGCCAAAGACTCCTGCATCATTTATGTTCCAGAGGAAAAAACATTATTTCTGGGCGACTGCTTTTATGCCAATCTTTATGCTGAAAAATGGAATTATACGGCTGAACAGGCCTCGCTGCTCGTTAAGAAAATTGAAGCCTATGATGCCGATACATATATACTCTCCCATCATGATCTGCCCTGCACGAGACTGAAAATGGAGGCGGAGCTTAAGCTAATGAAGGAATGTGCCAGAACCGTGGTCGACCATCGGGGAAATCGAGCGTTAATGGAGCAGGAATTGTCTAAAGGGCTAAAACGGGATTTAACTGAAGAGGAGCTCGAAACGATTGGATTTTTTGTAAATGGATATGTTGATTGA
- a CDS encoding peptidoglycan-binding domain-containing protein, giving the protein MTLKKKLLVIFPAVALMMAPLGTETSITHAASKDNQIQKIETKAETRPTLRKGSRSSYVRDLQQSLKDVKYIVGVDGIFGTQTQNVVREFQVDHNLASDGIVGPLTWAALDENKVERKQFTEKDAIALGKKKLGNNIVFSGDGRLLKDGKRKSYYKYKAANKDWMDQGGSGTIGWFHIYKDGRVVEE; this is encoded by the coding sequence ATGACGTTGAAGAAAAAATTATTGGTCATTTTTCCAGCCGTTGCATTGATGATGGCCCCTCTAGGAACGGAAACTTCAATTACCCACGCAGCATCAAAAGACAATCAAATCCAGAAAATCGAAACGAAAGCGGAAACGCGCCCGACCCTCCGGAAAGGCTCCCGTTCTAGTTATGTAAGAGATCTACAGCAAAGCCTTAAAGATGTTAAATATATTGTAGGCGTTGATGGGATTTTTGGTACCCAAACACAAAATGTCGTAAGAGAGTTTCAGGTGGATCATAATTTGGCCTCAGATGGTATCGTTGGCCCGTTGACATGGGCAGCTTTAGACGAAAATAAAGTAGAAAGAAAACAGTTTACAGAGAAAGACGCGATCGCGTTAGGTAAAAAAAAGCTGGGTAACAATATCGTTTTCAGTGGTGATGGCAGGTTGCTGAAAGATGGCAAAAGAAAATCATATTACAAATATAAAGCAGCAAATAAAGATTGGATGGATCAAGGCGGCTCAGGAACGATTGGCTGGTTCCACATTTATAAAGATGGCCGTGTAGTGGAAGAATAA
- a CDS encoding LysE family translocator: MENFYWFIVMCILLIILPGPDTAITTRNTVTVGTAGGFKTMFGTCCALFIHTSAAVFGLSAIIVKSALLFSIFKYVGAVYLVYLGFKTLWGLRNRQVAAAAETSVKGKYENQSCFKQGFLTNLLNPKVAVFFLTFLPQFVNPGKDTFLPFLIMGITYTVLTAMWFVFYIYLLNQISAFMKKPRTQAIFEGITGTVLIGFGIKLALEKAHN, translated from the coding sequence ATGGAAAACTTTTATTGGTTCATCGTCATGTGCATTCTTCTCATCATTTTACCTGGTCCGGATACGGCGATAACCACAAGGAATACCGTTACCGTGGGGACGGCGGGAGGTTTTAAAACGATGTTCGGTACGTGCTGTGCGCTTTTTATTCATACATCAGCTGCCGTATTTGGACTATCGGCAATCATTGTGAAATCCGCTTTATTATTTTCCATCTTCAAATATGTCGGTGCCGTTTACTTGGTATATCTAGGCTTCAAGACTTTATGGGGATTAAGGAATAGGCAAGTGGCTGCAGCGGCAGAAACGTCAGTTAAAGGTAAGTACGAAAACCAGTCTTGCTTTAAGCAAGGGTTCCTTACCAATCTGTTGAACCCTAAAGTGGCCGTTTTCTTCTTAACATTTCTGCCTCAGTTCGTGAATCCTGGCAAGGATACGTTTTTACCGTTCCTGATCATGGGCATAACATATACCGTTTTAACTGCAATGTGGTTTGTATTTTATATCTATCTGCTGAACCAGATCAGTGCTTTTATGAAAAAGCCGAGAACTCAAGCGATTTTCGAGGGAATAACAGGGACGGTATTGATTGGTTTTGGGATAAAGCTAGCTCTGGAAAAAGCTCATAATTAA
- a CDS encoding phospholipase D-like domain-containing protein has protein sequence MTAQTMIKGFLLVLLLYFLYVVVTAVVLFYFLKEKEEDRPIKHISAYLGEKDSTVDRVLLLEDGYESGLARMRMIQEAEHSIDIAYYAFGKGKSCELILGALFEAADRGVKVRILLDGISHGLRGQLSGVRYALASHENIELRYYETFKPFKPWTWHNRLHDKIITTDGKLGIIGGRNIADKYLAKNPPKNYVYDRDVLIFNAEQEKDSVIVEMKDYIHELWTHPYTSKVFADLSKRQKAQGKRVRDTLLNQYSKAMQNNADFVNPAIDWSKSTTPTKKVSFIYNPIERFNKHPFVWRSLVDIAANAKKSVFIQSPYIVPTGPMKEYVPKNMNSKADWTILTNSVTSTPNVIAFSGYLALRNSIVETGAKLYEYSKLYSLHGKSAVYDRRLSAVGSFNLDSRSAFLNTESMVIIDSENFAAQLIGAIESKISGSTLVADNKRYIEPPEDQKKEKSFFKATFLNALSKITVYWKRFI, from the coding sequence ATGACTGCACAAACGATGATTAAAGGATTTCTGCTCGTTCTTCTATTATATTTCCTGTATGTAGTGGTGACGGCAGTGGTCCTTTTCTACTTCCTCAAGGAAAAAGAAGAAGATAGGCCGATTAAACATATAAGTGCATATTTGGGAGAGAAGGATTCCACCGTGGATCGTGTCCTGCTTCTCGAAGATGGTTATGAATCGGGACTCGCCCGCATGCGAATGATCCAGGAAGCAGAGCATTCAATCGATATTGCCTACTATGCTTTTGGAAAAGGAAAATCATGTGAACTTATTCTTGGAGCCTTGTTCGAAGCTGCTGACCGCGGTGTCAAGGTTAGAATCCTTCTGGATGGAATTTCTCATGGACTCAGGGGTCAATTAAGCGGTGTCCGTTATGCACTGGCATCGCATGAAAACATTGAATTAAGGTACTACGAAACCTTTAAGCCATTTAAGCCCTGGACCTGGCATAACCGCCTCCATGACAAGATAATCACTACAGATGGAAAGTTAGGCATCATCGGAGGCAGGAATATCGCCGATAAGTATTTAGCAAAAAACCCGCCCAAGAATTATGTCTATGACCGGGATGTACTCATTTTCAATGCTGAACAGGAGAAAGATAGTGTAATCGTTGAAATGAAGGACTATATACATGAATTATGGACTCATCCGTATACGAGCAAAGTCTTTGCGGACCTTTCGAAAAGGCAAAAGGCACAAGGGAAACGCGTCAGAGATACATTATTAAATCAATACAGCAAAGCTATGCAAAATAATGCCGATTTCGTTAATCCGGCCATCGATTGGAGCAAGTCTACAACACCAACAAAAAAAGTGTCCTTCATTTATAATCCAATTGAACGTTTCAATAAACACCCTTTTGTGTGGAGATCTCTAGTGGATATTGCTGCGAACGCCAAAAAATCGGTATTTATCCAGAGTCCCTATATTGTTCCTACGGGTCCCATGAAGGAATATGTACCAAAGAATATGAATTCAAAAGCTGATTGGACCATACTTACCAACTCGGTGACATCAACCCCGAATGTGATCGCTTTTTCCGGTTACTTGGCACTTAGGAATAGTATCGTCGAGACAGGGGCAAAGCTATATGAATATTCAAAGCTTTATTCATTGCATGGTAAATCGGCTGTATATGATCGGCGATTAAGTGCAGTCGGTTCCTTCAATCTGGATTCGCGATCTGCCTTTTTAAATACAGAATCGATGGTGATAATTGATAGTGAGAATTTTGCAGCGCAATTGATAGGGGCCATCGAGTCAAAAATCTCGGGTAGTACACTCGTCGCGGATAATAAAAGATATATAGAACCACCTGAAGATCAGAAAAAGGAAAAATCTTTCTTTAAAGCGACCTTTTTAAATGCCCTTTCGAAAATAACGGTATATTGGAAGAGGTTCATTTGA
- the kynA gene encoding tryptophan 2,3-dioxygenase, translated as MKNTDKNEQTITGLEKEIQTDFQKSMSYGDYLHLDKILTSQHRCSDHHDEMLFIIIHQASELWMKLILHELTAATESIRQNRLEPSFKMLSRVSRIQQQLIQSWNVLSTLTPAEYMEFRDKLGQSSGFQSYQNRLIEFALGNKNVHTLSVYQHQTDLFEQMQQALHEPSIYDAAINALVARGLPIDQEAISRDWSQKYEPNASVEEAWLTVYRDVEQYWDLYELGEKLVDIGHQQQLWRFNHMTTVERIIGNKQGTGGSSGVTYLKRALDQHFFPELWSLRTKL; from the coding sequence ATGAAGAATACAGATAAAAATGAACAAACAATAACTGGCCTAGAGAAAGAAATTCAAACCGATTTTCAAAAATCGATGTCTTACGGAGATTATCTCCACCTTGATAAAATATTAACTAGTCAACATAGATGCTCCGATCATCATGATGAAATGCTATTCATCATTATCCATCAAGCGAGTGAGTTATGGATGAAGCTCATTTTACATGAGTTGACAGCAGCAACTGAGTCCATCCGCCAAAACAGGTTGGAACCTTCATTTAAAATGCTGTCGCGCGTTTCGAGGATCCAGCAGCAATTGATCCAGTCATGGAATGTCCTTTCAACCTTGACACCGGCTGAATACATGGAGTTCAGGGATAAACTGGGGCAATCTTCCGGATTCCAATCTTATCAGAATCGTTTGATTGAATTTGCGCTAGGAAACAAAAATGTCCATACACTATCCGTCTATCAGCACCAAACGGATTTATTCGAGCAAATGCAGCAGGCCCTTCATGAGCCAAGTATTTATGATGCGGCGATTAATGCCCTTGTGGCGCGTGGATTACCCATTGATCAAGAAGCCATCAGCAGGGATTGGTCACAAAAATACGAACCAAATGCCAGTGTAGAAGAGGCATGGCTGACAGTTTACCGCGATGTCGAACAATATTGGGACTTATATGAGCTGGGCGAGAAGTTAGTGGACATTGGCCATCAACAGCAATTATGGCGTTTTAATCATATGACCACAGTGGAAAGAATTATTGGTAATAAACAAGGTACTGGCGGATCATCAGGTGTAACGTATTTAAAAAGAGCTCTAGACCAACACTTTTTCCCAGAACTATGGAGCCTAAGAACGAAGCTATAA
- the kynB gene encoding arylformamidase, with amino-acid sequence MGTWIDISQRLDENVAVWPGDTPFSYKVNWSKEESGSVNVGQINMSIHTGTHIDAPFHFDNNGKRVIELDLDLYMGYARVIHLPNKTSIGINELSNLGLQGVTRLLIRTDAWKDRRVFPQTIPHIQPELAAYLSELGVRLIGLDLPSVDPLDSKELSAHHELAGHGIHILEGLVLDDIGQGNYELAALPLPLVEADGSPVRAVLKKLP; translated from the coding sequence ATGGGAACATGGATTGATATTTCACAACGTCTGGATGAAAACGTTGCAGTCTGGCCTGGAGATACCCCTTTCTCATACAAAGTCAATTGGAGTAAAGAAGAGAGTGGATCTGTCAATGTAGGACAAATCAATATGAGTATCCACACTGGTACCCATATTGATGCACCTTTTCATTTTGATAACAATGGAAAAAGAGTGATTGAACTGGATCTCGATTTATATATGGGATATGCCCGAGTCATCCATTTGCCAAACAAGACAAGCATCGGTATCAATGAATTATCCAATCTGGGTCTACAAGGCGTGACGCGACTGTTAATTCGGACTGACGCTTGGAAGGATAGACGTGTGTTTCCACAAACTATTCCACATATCCAACCAGAATTAGCGGCATATCTTTCAGAACTCGGCGTTCGTCTTATTGGTCTTGATTTGCCATCCGTAGATCCATTGGATAGTAAAGAACTGTCTGCCCATCATGAGCTTGCCGGTCATGGAATTCATATTTTGGAAGGGCTTGTATTAGACGATATAGGGCAAGGGAATTATGAATTGGCAGCCCTCCCGCTTCCATTAGTTGAAGCAGATGGAAGTCCGGTGCGTGCTGTATTGAAAAAATTGCCCTAA